From Streptomyces asiaticus, one genomic window encodes:
- a CDS encoding proline--tRNA ligase: MAHAVNVQRMSTMMLKTLREDPADAETASHKLLVRAGYVRRAAAGVWTWLPIGKKVLENVSRIVREEMDAIGAQEVLLPALLPREPYETSGRWDEYGDLLFRIKDRKGADYLLGPTHEEIFTLTVKDQCTSYKDLPVMLYQIQTKYRDEARPRSGVLRGREFLMKDSYSFDTTDEGLAESYRLHRQAYQRIFQRLGLDYRIVSAVSGAMGGSASEEFLAPAAAGEDTFVDCPNCDYAANTEAVTVTVPPVEGAGHGPLEELDTPDTPTIESLAEYLGVPASATLKNLLVKVDGEITAVGVPGDREVDLGKLGEHLAPAVVELVTAEDFEGRPELVRGYVGPQGLAGKSFRYIADPRIAPGTAWVTGANKPDTHARNVVCGRDFEVDEYLDVVVVEPGDPCPRCGAGIELDRAIEIGHIFQLGRKYADAFQLDVLGQNGKPARVTMGSYGIGVSRAVAALAEQTHDESGLCWPREVAPADVHIVAAGKALQTEMALDLAEKLGTAGLRVMVDDRAGVSPGVKFTDSELIGVPTILVVGRGAKDGVVELKDRRTGEREDLPIDEAIARLTATTG; encoded by the coding sequence ATGGCCCACGCCGTCAACGTCCAGCGCATGTCCACGATGATGCTGAAGACGCTGCGCGAAGACCCGGCGGACGCCGAGACCGCCAGCCACAAGCTGCTCGTCCGCGCCGGGTACGTCCGCCGCGCCGCCGCGGGCGTCTGGACCTGGCTGCCGATCGGCAAGAAGGTCCTGGAGAACGTCTCGCGGATCGTCCGCGAGGAGATGGACGCCATCGGCGCCCAGGAGGTCCTCCTGCCCGCGCTGCTGCCGCGCGAGCCGTACGAGACGAGCGGCCGCTGGGACGAGTACGGCGATCTGCTCTTCCGGATCAAGGACCGTAAGGGCGCGGACTACCTCCTCGGCCCGACCCACGAGGAGATCTTCACCCTGACGGTCAAGGACCAGTGCACGTCCTACAAGGACCTGCCGGTCATGCTCTACCAGATCCAGACCAAGTACCGGGACGAGGCCCGCCCCCGCTCCGGTGTGCTGCGCGGGCGCGAGTTCCTGATGAAGGACTCGTACTCCTTCGACACCACCGACGAGGGCCTCGCCGAGTCCTACCGGCTGCACCGCCAGGCGTACCAGCGGATCTTCCAGCGCCTCGGCCTGGACTACCGCATCGTCTCCGCGGTCTCCGGCGCGATGGGCGGCTCGGCCTCCGAGGAGTTCCTGGCCCCGGCGGCGGCCGGCGAGGACACCTTCGTCGACTGCCCGAACTGCGACTACGCCGCGAACACCGAGGCGGTCACGGTGACCGTGCCGCCGGTCGAGGGCGCCGGGCACGGTCCCCTCGAGGAGCTGGACACCCCGGACACCCCGACCATCGAGTCCCTCGCCGAGTACCTCGGCGTCCCGGCCTCCGCCACCCTGAAGAACCTCCTGGTCAAGGTCGACGGCGAGATCACCGCGGTGGGCGTCCCCGGCGACCGCGAGGTGGACCTGGGCAAGCTGGGCGAGCACCTGGCCCCGGCCGTCGTCGAGCTCGTCACGGCCGAGGACTTCGAGGGCCGCCCCGAGCTGGTGCGTGGCTACGTCGGTCCGCAGGGCCTGGCGGGCAAGTCCTTCCGCTACATCGCCGACCCGCGTATCGCCCCCGGCACCGCCTGGGTGACCGGCGCCAACAAGCCCGACACCCATGCGCGCAACGTGGTCTGCGGCCGTGACTTCGAGGTCGACGAGTACCTGGACGTCGTCGTGGTCGAGCCGGGCGACCCCTGCCCCCGCTGCGGTGCGGGCATCGAGCTGGACCGGGCGATCGAGATCGGCCACATCTTCCAGCTCGGCCGCAAGTACGCCGACGCCTTCCAGCTCGATGTGCTCGGCCAGAACGGCAAGCCGGCGCGGGTCACGATGGGCTCGTACGGCATCGGCGTCTCCCGCGCCGTCGCCGCCCTCGCCGAGCAGACCCACGACGAGTCCGGACTCTGCTGGCCCCGCGAGGTCGCCCCGGCCGACGTCCACATCGTCGCGGCGGGCAAGGCCCTCCAGACCGAGATGGCCCTGGACCTCGCGGAGAAGCTGGGCACGGCGGGCCTGCGCGTCATGGTCGACGACCGCGCCGGTGTCTCCCCGGGCGTGAAGTTCACCGACTCCGAGCTGATCGGCGTCCCGACCATCCTGGTGGTGGGCCGTGGCGCGAAGGACGGCGTCGTCGAGCTGAAGGACCGCCGCACGGGCGAGCGCGAGGACCTCCCCATCGACGAGGCCATCGCCCGCCTCACGGCCACCACCGGCTGA
- a CDS encoding GNAT family N-acetyltransferase yields MLHLPGGRTPEPEDVVVGSLDLAARVDEALDVQAVAFGLTAEEVGVRRHIVLRHLKSPGARALGATTPSGRLVGFVYGMPNNRTHWWSTVVQPYLRAAGYEDWLDDSFVITELHVHPEYQGRGIGRQLITTITDGADEPRSILSAIDTESPARALYRSLGYRDLARPVLFPSAPSPYAVMGAPLPLRRH; encoded by the coding sequence ATGCTGCATCTCCCCGGGGGGCGGACCCCGGAACCCGAAGACGTCGTCGTCGGGTCGCTCGACCTCGCCGCGCGCGTGGACGAAGCGCTCGACGTCCAGGCCGTCGCCTTCGGGCTGACGGCCGAGGAGGTCGGCGTACGACGCCACATCGTGCTGCGCCACCTCAAGAGCCCCGGCGCCCGCGCGCTCGGCGCGACCACGCCCTCCGGACGGCTCGTCGGCTTCGTCTACGGCATGCCCAACAACCGCACCCACTGGTGGTCCACGGTCGTCCAGCCGTATCTGCGCGCGGCCGGGTACGAGGACTGGCTGGACGACTCGTTCGTCATCACCGAGCTGCACGTCCACCCCGAGTACCAGGGCCGCGGCATCGGCCGGCAGCTGATCACGACCATCACGGACGGTGCCGACGAGCCGCGCTCGATCCTGTCCGCGATCGACACCGAGAGCCCGGCCCGCGCGCTCTACCGCTCACTGGGCTACCGCGACCTCGCCCGCCCCGTGCTCTTCCCGAGCGCCCCGAGCCCGTACGCCGTGATGGGAGCCCCCCTACCGCTGCGCCGCCACTGA
- a CDS encoding GNAT family N-acetyltransferase, with protein sequence MLTTSTTRVLEPHELDAALAVLDRDPVSNAFVAARVQAAGLDPWRLGGEMWGWYSGGRLESLCYAGANLVPICATPEAVRGFAERARRAGRRCSSIVGPAETTAGLWSLLEPSWGPAREVRARQPLMVTSSMSADVPPDPMVRRVRKDEMDVIMPACVAMFTEEVGVSPLAGDGGLLYQARVAELVTAGRSFARVENGRVVFKAEIGAATPHACQIQGVWVAPEYRGRGLSETGMAAVLRYALSEVAPVVSLYVNDFNTAARAAYRRVGFREVGAFMSVLF encoded by the coding sequence GTGCTGACCACGTCCACCACCAGGGTCCTCGAGCCCCATGAGCTCGACGCGGCCCTTGCGGTGCTCGACCGCGACCCCGTCTCGAACGCCTTCGTGGCCGCCCGCGTCCAGGCCGCCGGCCTGGACCCGTGGCGGCTCGGCGGCGAGATGTGGGGCTGGTACTCCGGCGGGCGGCTGGAGTCGCTCTGCTACGCCGGGGCCAACCTCGTGCCCATCTGCGCCACCCCCGAGGCCGTACGCGGCTTCGCCGAGCGCGCCCGCCGGGCGGGCCGCCGCTGCTCCTCGATCGTCGGCCCCGCGGAGACCACCGCCGGGCTGTGGTCCCTGCTGGAGCCCAGCTGGGGCCCGGCCCGTGAGGTCCGCGCCCGGCAGCCGCTGATGGTCACCAGCTCGATGTCCGCCGACGTCCCGCCCGATCCGATGGTGCGCCGCGTCCGCAAGGACGAGATGGACGTGATCATGCCGGCGTGCGTGGCGATGTTCACCGAGGAGGTGGGCGTCTCGCCGCTCGCGGGGGACGGCGGGCTGCTCTACCAGGCGCGGGTCGCCGAGCTCGTCACCGCCGGGCGCTCCTTCGCCCGGGTCGAGAACGGCCGGGTGGTGTTCAAGGCCGAGATCGGCGCGGCCACCCCGCACGCCTGCCAGATCCAGGGCGTATGGGTGGCCCCCGAGTACCGCGGCCGCGGCCTGTCCGAGACCGGGATGGCGGCCGTGCTGCGCTATGCGCTGAGCGAGGTCGCCCCGGTGGTGAGCCTGTACGTCAACGATTTCAACACCGCGGCCCGCGCCGCGTACCGCCGGGTCGGCTTCCGGGAAGTCGGCGCGTTCATGAGTGTGCTGTTCTGA
- the ispG gene encoding flavodoxin-dependent (E)-4-hydroxy-3-methylbut-2-enyl-diphosphate synthase, with protein sequence MTAISLGMPSVPAKLAERRVSRKIQVGSVAVGGDAPISVQSMTTTVTADIGATLQQIAELTASGCQIVRVACPSQDDADALPVIAKKSQIPVIADIHFQPKYVFAAIDAGCAAVRVNPGNIRQFDDKVREIAKAASDAGVPIRIGVNAGSLDKRLLEKYGKATPEALVESALWECSLFEEHGFRDIKISVKHNDPVVMVNAYRQLAAQCDYPLHLGVTEAGPAFQGTIKSAVAFGALLSEGIGDTIRVSLSAPPAEEVKVGIQILESLNLRQRRLEIVSCPSCGRAQVDVYKLADEVTAGLEGMEVPLRVAVMGCVVNGPGEAREADLGVASGNGKGQIFVKGEVIKTVPESKIVETLIDEAMKIAEQMEKDGIASGEPSVSVSG encoded by the coding sequence ATGACTGCGATTTCGCTAGGAATGCCGTCCGTACCGGCCAAGCTCGCCGAGCGCAGGGTCAGCCGGAAGATCCAGGTCGGATCGGTGGCCGTGGGCGGCGACGCGCCGATCTCGGTGCAGTCGATGACGACGACGGTGACGGCGGACATCGGTGCGACGTTGCAGCAGATCGCGGAGTTGACGGCGTCGGGGTGCCAGATCGTGCGGGTGGCGTGTCCGTCGCAGGATGACGCGGACGCGTTGCCGGTGATCGCGAAGAAGTCGCAGATTCCGGTGATCGCCGATATTCACTTCCAGCCGAAGTATGTGTTCGCGGCGATTGATGCCGGGTGTGCGGCGGTGCGGGTGAATCCGGGGAACATCCGGCAGTTCGACGACAAGGTCAGGGAGATCGCGAAGGCGGCGTCGGACGCGGGTGTGCCGATTCGTATCGGGGTGAACGCGGGGTCGCTGGACAAGCGGTTGCTGGAGAAGTACGGCAAGGCCACGCCGGAGGCGTTGGTGGAGTCGGCGTTGTGGGAGTGCTCGCTGTTCGAGGAGCACGGGTTCCGGGATATCAAGATCTCGGTGAAGCACAACGATCCGGTGGTGATGGTCAATGCTTATCGTCAGCTGGCGGCTCAGTGTGACTATCCGCTGCATCTGGGTGTGACGGAGGCGGGTCCGGCGTTTCAGGGGACGATCAAGTCGGCGGTGGCGTTCGGTGCGCTGTTGAGTGAGGGGATCGGGGACACGATCCGGGTGTCGCTGTCGGCGCCTCCGGCGGAGGAGGTGAAGGTCGGGATCCAGATTCTGGAGTCGTTGAATCTGCGGCAGCGGCGGTTGGAGATCGTCTCGTGTCCGTCGTGCGGTCGGGCGCAGGTGGATGTGTACAAGCTCGCGGATGAGGTGACGGCCGGTCTGGAGGGCATGGAGGTCCCGCTGCGGGTCGCGGTCATGGGCTGTGTCGTCAACGGTCCCGGCGAGGCCCGCGAGGCGGACCTGGGCGTCGCCTCCGGCAACGGCAAGGGGCAGATCTTCGTCAAGGGCGAGGTCATCAAGACCGTGCCGGAGTCGAAGATCGTGGAGACCCTGATCGACGAGGCCATGAAGATCGCCGAGCAGATGGAGAAGGACGGCATCGCCTCCGGCGAACCCTCGGTTTCCGTCAGCGGCTGA
- a CDS encoding M50 family metallopeptidase — protein sequence MTTLMTVLGIVVFAVGLLISIAWHELGHLSTAKLFGIRVPQYMVGFGPTIFSRKKGETEYGIKAVPLGGYIRMIGMFPPGDDGKITARSTSPWRGMIEDARSAAFEELQPGDDKRLFYTRKPWKRVIVMFAGPFMNLVLAVAIFLGVMMSFGVNTQTTNVGTVSQCVVAASASTDKCPKGAKDSPAKAAGLQPRDKIVAFNGHPTPDWGTLQQDIRETTGPATITVERDGVRKTLNANLIKNQVAKSDGNGGYVEGEFVTAGFLGFTPATGVVQQSFGQSVDRMGNMVEDGIDSMIALPSKIPDLWNAAFGDGERKADSPMGVVGAARVGGEVANLDIPPSQRIATMLFLVAGFNLSLFLFNMLPLLPLDGGHIAGAVWESIRRHTARLVRRPDPGPFDVAKMMPAAYVIAGVFICFTLLVLVADVVNPVKIS from the coding sequence ATGACGACACTGATGACGGTCCTCGGCATAGTGGTGTTCGCCGTCGGCCTGCTGATCTCCATTGCCTGGCATGAGCTCGGCCACCTCTCCACGGCCAAGCTCTTCGGCATCCGGGTGCCCCAGTACATGGTCGGCTTCGGGCCGACCATCTTCTCCCGGAAGAAGGGCGAGACCGAGTACGGCATCAAGGCGGTTCCGCTCGGCGGCTACATCCGCATGATCGGGATGTTCCCGCCGGGCGACGACGGAAAGATCACCGCGCGCTCCACCTCACCGTGGCGCGGCATGATCGAGGACGCCCGGTCGGCCGCCTTCGAGGAGCTCCAGCCCGGCGACGACAAGCGCCTGTTCTACACGCGCAAGCCGTGGAAGCGCGTGATCGTCATGTTCGCCGGGCCCTTTATGAACCTGGTCCTCGCGGTGGCGATCTTCCTCGGGGTGATGATGAGCTTCGGCGTCAACACCCAGACCACCAATGTGGGCACGGTCTCCCAGTGCGTGGTCGCGGCCTCGGCCTCCACCGACAAGTGCCCCAAGGGCGCCAAGGACTCCCCGGCCAAGGCCGCCGGTCTACAGCCCAGGGACAAGATCGTCGCCTTCAACGGGCACCCCACCCCGGACTGGGGCACCCTCCAGCAGGACATCCGCGAGACCACCGGCCCCGCCACGATCACCGTCGAGCGGGACGGCGTCCGCAAGACCCTGAACGCCAACCTCATAAAGAACCAGGTCGCCAAGTCCGACGGGAACGGCGGCTATGTCGAGGGCGAGTTCGTCACCGCCGGCTTCCTCGGCTTCACCCCCGCCACCGGAGTGGTCCAGCAGTCCTTCGGGCAGTCCGTGGACCGTATGGGCAACATGGTCGAGGACGGCATCGACTCGATGATCGCCCTGCCCTCCAAGATCCCGGACCTGTGGAACGCGGCCTTCGGGGACGGCGAGCGCAAGGCGGACTCCCCGATGGGCGTCGTGGGCGCGGCCCGGGTCGGCGGCGAGGTCGCCAACCTCGACATCCCGCCCTCCCAGCGGATCGCGACCATGCTCTTCCTGGTCGCCGGGTTCAACCTCTCGCTGTTCCTGTTCAACATGCTGCCGCTGCTGCCGCTGGACGGCGGCCACATCGCGGGTGCGGTGTGGGAGTCCATCCGGCGCCACACCGCCCGGCTGGTCCGGCGGCCCGACCCCGGACCGTTCGATGTGGCGAAGATGATGCCGGCGGCCTATGTGATCGCCGGAGTCTTCATCTGCTTCACGCTGCTCGTCCTGGTGGCGGACGTCGTGAACCCCGTGAAAATCTCCTGA
- the dxr gene encoding 1-deoxy-D-xylulose-5-phosphate reductoisomerase: MTDSLADPHLRVPAATAAASVRDIVILGSTGSIGTQAIDVVLRNPDRFRVTGLSAAGGRAGLLAEQAHRLRVDRVAVARPEAVAEVRQALSARYGAGEPLPEILAGPDAATELARSQCHTVLNGITGSIGLAPTLAALEAGRVLALANKESLIVGGPLVKAVAKPGQIVPVDSEHSALFQALLGGAREEVRKLVVTASGGPFRGRTKRELASVTPEQALAHPTWDMGPVVTINSATLVNKGLEVIEAHLLYDIPFERIEVVVHPQSYIHSMVEFTDGSTLAQASPPDMRMPIALGLGWPERVPDAAPGCDWTKAHTWEFFPLDTEAFPSVGLARHVGDLGGTAPAVFNAANEECVDAFLDGKLPFNGIVDTVAEVVAEHGTPAAGTRLTVADVLEAETWARARATELAARAAKATPEARA, translated from the coding sequence ATGACGGATTCCCTGGCTGACCCGCATCTGCGCGTTCCGGCGGCCACCGCCGCGGCGAGCGTGCGCGACATCGTGATCCTGGGCTCCACCGGTTCGATCGGCACCCAGGCCATCGACGTGGTGCTGCGCAACCCCGACCGCTTCCGCGTGACCGGCCTGTCCGCCGCCGGGGGCCGGGCCGGGCTCCTCGCCGAGCAGGCCCACCGGCTGCGGGTGGACAGGGTCGCGGTCGCCCGGCCCGAGGCGGTGGCGGAGGTGCGCCAGGCGCTGAGCGCGCGCTACGGCGCCGGTGAGCCGCTCCCCGAGATCCTGGCGGGGCCCGACGCGGCCACCGAGCTCGCCCGCTCCCAGTGCCACACCGTGCTCAACGGCATCACCGGCTCCATCGGCCTGGCGCCCACCCTGGCCGCCCTGGAGGCGGGCCGGGTGCTGGCGCTGGCCAACAAGGAATCGCTCATCGTCGGCGGCCCCCTGGTCAAGGCCGTGGCCAAGCCCGGGCAGATCGTCCCCGTCGACTCCGAGCACTCCGCGCTCTTCCAGGCGCTGCTCGGCGGCGCCCGCGAGGAGGTCCGCAAGCTGGTCGTCACCGCCTCCGGCGGCCCGTTCCGCGGCCGGACCAAGCGCGAGCTGGCCTCGGTCACCCCGGAGCAGGCGCTGGCCCACCCCACCTGGGACATGGGTCCGGTGGTCACGATCAACTCCGCGACCCTCGTCAACAAGGGCCTGGAGGTCATCGAGGCCCACCTGCTCTACGACATTCCCTTCGAGCGGATTGAGGTGGTGGTCCACCCTCAGTCGTATATCCACTCGATGGTTGAATTCACCGATGGCTCGACGCTCGCCCAGGCGAGCCCGCCCGATATGCGGATGCCCATCGCGCTCGGCCTCGGCTGGCCCGAGCGGGTGCCGGACGCCGCGCCCGGCTGCGACTGGACCAAGGCCCACACCTGGGAGTTCTTCCCCCTGGACACCGAGGCGTTCCCCTCCGTCGGCCTCGCCCGCCACGTCGGCGACCTCGGCGGCACCGCCCCGGCCGTCTTCAACGCGGCGAACGAGGAGTGCGTGGACGCCTTCCTTGACGGAAAGCTGCCCTTCAACGGAATCGTCGATACGGTCGCCGAGGTGGTGGCCGAGCACGGCACCCCGGCCGCGGGAACCCGGCTCACCGTCGCGGACGTCCTCGAGGCCGAGACATGGGCCCGCGCCCGCGCAACGGAACTGGCCGCCAGAGCGGCGAAGGCGACCCCGGAGGCTCGCGCATGA
- a CDS encoding acyl-CoA dehydrogenase family protein, giving the protein MTASSVRPVSEREARQVAEAAREQVWHKPSFAKELFLGRFRLDLIHPHPAPAPDDVRRGETFLDKLQEFCETRVDAARIEREAQIPDETLKGLKELGALGMKIDTKYGGLGLTQVYYNKALALAGSVSPAIGALLSAHQSIGVPQPLKLFGTQEQKDLFLPRCARTDISAFLLTEPDVGSDPARLATTAVPDGDDYLLDGVKLWTTNGVVADLLVVMARVPRSEGHKGGITAFVVETASEGVTVENRNAFMGLRGLENGVTRFHRVRVPAANRIGPEGAGLKIALTTLNTGRLSLPAMCAGAGKWCLKIAREWSAAREQWGKPIAKHEAVGAKISFIAATTFALEAVIDLASQMADEDRNDIRIEAALAKLYGSEMAWLMADELVQIRGGRGYETAASLAARGERAVPAEQMLRDLRINRIFEGSTEIMHLLIAREAVDAHLSVAGDLIDPEKSLQDKGKAAAKAGGFYARWLPGLLAGPGQLPRAYPEFNPAGHPDLSPHLRYVERSARKLARSTFYAMSRWQGRMETKQGFLSRIVDIGAELFAMSAACVRAEMLRSRGDHGVAAYQLADAFCRQARIRADELFGRLWTNTDELDRKVVSGVLSGTYEWLEHGVIDPSGDGPWIADATPGPTAKRNVHRRIP; this is encoded by the coding sequence ATGACCGCATCCTCCGTCAGGCCGGTGTCCGAGCGTGAAGCGCGCCAGGTCGCCGAGGCCGCACGCGAACAGGTATGGCACAAGCCCAGCTTCGCCAAGGAGCTCTTCCTCGGCCGCTTCCGACTCGATCTGATCCATCCCCACCCCGCCCCCGCCCCGGACGACGTCCGCCGCGGCGAGACCTTCCTCGACAAGCTCCAGGAGTTCTGCGAAACGCGGGTCGACGCCGCCCGTATCGAGCGCGAGGCGCAGATCCCCGACGAGACCCTCAAGGGGCTCAAGGAACTCGGCGCGCTCGGCATGAAGATCGACACCAAGTACGGGGGGCTCGGCCTCACCCAGGTCTACTACAACAAGGCCCTCGCCCTGGCCGGCTCCGTCAGCCCGGCGATCGGCGCCCTGCTCTCCGCCCACCAGTCGATCGGCGTACCGCAGCCGCTGAAGCTCTTCGGCACCCAGGAGCAGAAGGACCTCTTCCTGCCGCGCTGCGCCCGCACCGACATCTCGGCCTTCCTGCTCACCGAGCCGGACGTGGGCTCCGACCCGGCCCGCCTCGCCACCACCGCCGTGCCCGACGGCGACGACTACCTGCTGGACGGCGTCAAGCTGTGGACCACCAACGGGGTGGTCGCCGACCTGCTGGTGGTGATGGCCCGGGTGCCGCGCTCCGAGGGCCACAAGGGCGGCATCACCGCCTTCGTCGTCGAGACCGCCTCCGAGGGCGTCACCGTCGAGAACCGCAACGCCTTCATGGGGCTGCGCGGCCTGGAGAACGGCGTCACCCGCTTCCACCGGGTCCGCGTCCCGGCCGCCAACCGGATCGGCCCCGAGGGCGCCGGCCTCAAGATCGCGCTGACCACGCTCAACACCGGACGGCTGTCGCTGCCCGCGATGTGCGCGGGCGCCGGGAAGTGGTGTCTGAAGATCGCCCGCGAATGGTCCGCCGCCCGTGAGCAGTGGGGCAAGCCCATCGCCAAGCACGAGGCCGTCGGCGCCAAGATCTCCTTCATCGCGGCGACCACCTTCGCCCTGGAGGCCGTCATCGACCTCGCCTCCCAGATGGCCGACGAGGATCGCAACGACATCCGCATCGAGGCGGCGCTCGCCAAGCTCTACGGCAGCGAGATGGCCTGGCTGATGGCCGACGAACTGGTCCAGATCCGCGGCGGCCGGGGCTATGAGACCGCGGCCTCGCTGGCCGCCCGCGGCGAGCGGGCCGTCCCCGCCGAGCAGATGCTGCGCGATCTGCGCATCAACCGGATCTTCGAGGGCTCGACCGAGATCATGCACCTCCTCATCGCCCGGGAGGCCGTGGACGCCCATCTGTCGGTGGCGGGCGATCTCATCGACCCCGAAAAGTCCCTCCAGGACAAGGGCAAGGCGGCCGCCAAGGCCGGTGGCTTCTACGCCCGCTGGCTGCCCGGCCTGCTCGCCGGCCCCGGTCAACTGCCCCGCGCCTACCCGGAGTTCAACCCGGCCGGCCACCCCGACCTCTCCCCGCATCTGCGCTATGTGGAGCGCTCGGCGCGCAAGCTGGCCCGCTCCACGTTCTACGCCATGTCGCGCTGGCAGGGCCGGATGGAGACCAAACAGGGCTTCCTCAGCCGGATCGTCGACATCGGCGCGGAGCTGTTCGCGATGAGCGCGGCCTGCGTGCGGGCCGAGATGCTGCGCTCCCGCGGCGACCACGGCGTCGCGGCCTACCAGTTGGCCGACGCGTTCTGCCGGCAGGCCAGGATCCGCGCCGACGAGCTCTTCGGGCGGCTGTGGACCAACACCGACGAGCTCGACCGCAAGGTGGTCTCCGGCGTGCTCTCCGGGACGTACGAGTGGCTCGAGCACGGTGTGATCGACCCCAGCGGCGACGGCCCCTGGATCGCCGACGCCACCCCCGGCCCGACCGCCAAGCGGAATGTCCACCGCCGCATCCCCTGA
- a CDS encoding LacI family DNA-binding transcriptional regulator: MVTLAEVARHAGVSASTVSYVLSGKRSISTPTRERVEHSIKELGYHPNAGARALASSRSNILALMVPLRTDIYVPVMMEIAIAVATTARSHGYDVLLLTGEEGPAAVRRVTGSGLADAMIVMDVELEDERLPLLHAARQPTVLIGLPADTVGLTCVDLDFTATGALCAEHLADLGHREIAVVGEAPAVYERHTGFAERTLEGLRRRAAELGVRLLHRPCEGSYESMDGTLSRIFDERPGTTGFVVQNEAAIEPLLSLLRRQGRAVPEDISVVAICPEQVATQASVRLTSVAIPAQEMGRRAVELTVAKLAGDAPEEQVTLLAPELTVRASSGPAPGTS, translated from the coding sequence ATGGTCACCCTCGCCGAGGTCGCCCGCCACGCCGGAGTCTCCGCCAGCACGGTGAGCTACGTCCTCAGCGGCAAGCGGTCGATCTCCACTCCCACCCGCGAGCGCGTCGAGCACAGCATCAAGGAGCTCGGCTACCACCCCAACGCCGGGGCCCGCGCCCTGGCCAGCAGCCGCTCCAACATCCTCGCGCTCATGGTGCCACTGCGGACGGACATATATGTGCCGGTGATGATGGAGATCGCCATCGCGGTCGCCACCACCGCCCGCTCCCACGGCTATGACGTCCTCCTGCTCACCGGGGAGGAGGGCCCGGCGGCGGTGCGCCGGGTGACCGGCAGCGGGCTCGCCGACGCCATGATCGTGATGGATGTGGAGCTCGAGGACGAACGGCTGCCGCTGCTGCACGCGGCCCGCCAGCCCACCGTGCTGATCGGGCTCCCCGCCGACACCGTCGGCCTGACCTGCGTCGATCTGGACTTCACCGCCACCGGTGCGCTGTGCGCCGAGCATCTGGCGGACCTCGGCCACCGGGAGATCGCGGTCGTGGGCGAGGCCCCGGCCGTCTATGAGCGCCACACCGGCTTCGCCGAGCGGACCCTGGAGGGGCTGCGCCGCCGCGCCGCCGAGCTGGGGGTGCGGCTGCTGCACCGCCCGTGCGAGGGCAGCTACGAGTCCATGGACGGCACCCTCTCCCGGATCTTCGACGAGCGGCCCGGCACCACCGGCTTCGTGGTGCAGAACGAGGCGGCCATCGAACCGCTGCTCAGCCTGTTGCGCCGGCAGGGCCGCGCGGTGCCCGAGGACATCTCGGTGGTCGCCATATGCCCCGAGCAGGTGGCCACCCAGGCGTCGGTGCGGCTCACCTCGGTGGCCATCCCCGCACAGGAGATGGGGCGGCGGGCCGTGGAGCTGACGGTGGCGAAGCTGGCGGGCGACGCCCCCGAGGAGCAGGTGACCCTGCTCGCCCCGGAGCTGACCGTACGGGCCAGCTCGGGCCCGGCGCCCGGCACGTCCTGA
- a CDS encoding glycoside hydrolase family 12 protein, with amino-acid sequence MQRAARTLFLTPLIALLALIGCAAAPAQAATWSSSDQWGTWSNGGYTLYNNIWGSGAGSQTIWANSSSDWGVWANHPNTGGIKSYPNAKKVVGKKISAINTLTSNYSVTVPSSGAYNTSYDIWDSNYAYEIMLWVNKTGPVGPLGTSQGTVTLGGHTWTVYKGSNGSNQVFSFIRGSNSSSGSVDIKSIVNWIKNTKGWFGDVTIGDVQFGYEITSSAGGLDFRTNSFGVSAS; translated from the coding sequence GTGCAACGAGCCGCTCGAACGCTCTTCCTCACCCCGCTGATCGCGTTACTCGCGCTGATCGGCTGCGCCGCCGCCCCCGCCCAGGCCGCCACCTGGTCCTCCTCGGACCAGTGGGGCACCTGGTCCAACGGGGGCTACACCCTCTACAACAACATCTGGGGCTCCGGCGCCGGATCCCAGACCATCTGGGCCAACTCCTCCAGCGACTGGGGAGTGTGGGCCAACCACCCGAACACCGGCGGCATCAAGTCCTACCCCAACGCCAAGAAGGTCGTCGGGAAGAAGATCAGCGCCATCAACACCCTCACCAGCAACTACAGCGTGACGGTCCCGTCCTCGGGTGCCTACAACACCTCGTACGACATCTGGGACAGCAACTACGCGTACGAGATCATGCTCTGGGTCAACAAGACCGGTCCGGTCGGTCCCCTCGGCACCTCCCAGGGCACCGTCACCCTGGGCGGTCATACCTGGACCGTCTACAAGGGCAGCAACGGCTCCAACCAGGTCTTCTCCTTCATCCGCGGCTCCAACTCCAGCTCCGGCTCGGTGGACATCAAGTCCATCGTGAACTGGATCAAGAACACCAAGGGCTGGTTCGGGGATGTGACCATCGGCGATGTCCAGTTCGGCTACGAGATCACCTCCTCGGCCGGTGGTCTGGACTTCCGCACCAACAGCTTCGGAGTGAGCGCGAGCTGA